One Panicum virgatum strain AP13 chromosome 9K, P.virgatum_v5, whole genome shotgun sequence genomic region harbors:
- the LOC120646942 gene encoding uncharacterized protein LOC120646942 isoform X3 — translation MTLCTTKLVLYSARFSEFKMHQILNSCEQLQHLELNSCDTGYLSVLKIDMPNSKISYLRLASCCFEKIEFLCLPKLSVLCCESWSSIGTPLYFGYVPCLEDLSLVCCAAKYQSGLSLSELLHGSTSIKVLTLDFYGEKIWMLPEGKKLCTSFNKLTKMFIHGINVKFGLLWTIALIEKAPSLKTFGIEVWNHMCDVDTEENRRVFSKRTNPWQKRNKFKSSGHLQLERLEFVGFMVNGISLLNDFDYLRGKIRGGSLKQMCSQMVDIQLLFWNISKFSSGIWTKRGLNIGISFSFSLFQTATVPFILICSTEHRSIKEAVKIQSFYVAFMNEMSVATSRLEVANGSR, via the exons ATGACATTG TGTACAACAAAGCTTGTTCTGTACAGCGCTAGATTTAGCGAGttcaaaatgcaccaaatcctAAATAGCTGTGAGCAACTACAACATCTGGAGTTGAACAGTTGTGATACCGGGTATCTATCCGTACTGAAGATTGACATGCCAAACTCAAAAATCTCTTATCTAAGACTTGCGTCCTGTTGCTTTGAGAAGATTGAGTTTTTATGCCTTCCAAAACTATCTGTGTTATGTTGTGAATCTTGGAGCTCTATTGGTACCCCCTTATATTTTGGCTATGTTCCTTGCCTTGAGGATCTGAGTCTTGTTTGTTGTGCGGCAAAATATCAATCTGGACTCAGTTTAAGTGAGCTTTTACATGGCTCCACGAGTATAAAGGTTCTTACTTTGGATTTCTATGGAGAGAAG ATATGGATGCTACCTGAAGGAAAGAAGCTTTGTACTTCATTCAACAAGTTAACCAAGATGTTTATACATGGtatcaatgtcaaatttggCCTTCTATGGACAATTGCTCTTATTGAAAAGGCCCCTTCTCTAAAGACATTTGGAATTGAG GTGTGGAATCACATGTGTGACGTGGACACTGAAGAAAACAGGAGAGTATTCTCTAAAAGAACTAATCCTTGGCAGAAACGTAATAAGTTCAAAAGTTCCGGGCATCTGCAATTAGAAAGGCTTGAATTTGTGGGTTTCA TGGTAAATGGAATAAGTTTGCTGAATGATTTTGACTATCTTAGAGGAAAAATTAGAGGAGGTTCCTTAAAGCAAATGTGTAGCCAAATGGTAGatatacaacttttattttggaatATTTCAAAGTTTAGCAGTGGAATTTGGACAAAAAGGGGTCTAAATATAGGTATTTCGTTCAGTTTCAGCCTATTTCAGACTGCTACAGTTCCATTCATCCTTATCTGTTCCACCGAGCACCGCTCGATCAAGGAGGCGGTAAAAATTCAAAGCTTCTACGTGGCGTTCATGAACGAGATGAGCGTGGCAACAAGCAGGCTGGAGGTGGCAAATGGATCACGGtga
- the LOC120646942 gene encoding uncharacterized protein LOC120646942 isoform X2, with amino-acid sequence MSSIRASFSSTRWRHLPSLLPHIDLSIWDFIHSNNTLTNNKVVDEAMAAMTKAARICLATPGSERVMKTASLDLCLSANYLYDIGELVCEAIDNSNVKSVELALPTTSQNYDRADMMRHANNLVCFFDAMHNLFQCTTKLVLYSARFSEFKMHQILNSCEQLQHLELNSCDTGYLSVLKIDMPNSKISYLRLASCCFEKIEFLCLPKLSVLCCESWSSIGTPLYFGYVPCLEDLSLVCCAAKYQSGLSLSELLHGSTSIKVLTLDFYGEKIWMLPEGKKLCTSFNKLTKMFIHGINVKFGLLWTIALIEKAPSLKTFGIEVWNHMCDVDTEENRRVFSKRTNPWQKRNKFKSSGHLQLERLEFVGFMVNGISLLNDFDYLRGKIRGGSLKQMCSQMVDIQLLFWNISKFSSGIWTKRGLNIGISFSFSLFQTATVPFILICSTEHRSIKEAVKIQSFYVAFMNEMSVATSRLEVANGSR; translated from the exons ATGTCATCTATAAGGGCCAGCTTTTCATCAACTCGATGGAGGCACCTTCCTTCCTTACTGCCTCACATCGACTTAAGTATTTGGGACTTTATCCACTCCAACAACACTTTGACTAATAATAAAGTGGTAGATGAAGCAATGGCAGCTATGACCAAAGCAGCGAGGATATGTCTGGCTACCCCAGGGAGTGAAAGGGTTATGAAAACAGCAAGCCTCGACCTCTGCCTGTCTGCCAATTACTTGTATGACATTGGTGAGTTAGTTTGCGAAGCTATTGATAACAGTAACGTGAAAAGTGTGGAGCTTGCCTTGCCAACTACTAGTCAAAATTATGATAGGGCGGATATGATGCGGCATGCTAACAATCTGGTCTGTTTTTTTGATGCTATGCACAATCTCTTTCAGTGTACAACAAAGCTTGTTCTGTACAGCGCTAGATTTAGCGAGttcaaaatgcaccaaatcctAAATAGCTGTGAGCAACTACAACATCTGGAGTTGAACAGTTGTGATACCGGGTATCTATCCGTACTGAAGATTGACATGCCAAACTCAAAAATCTCTTATCTAAGACTTGCGTCCTGTTGCTTTGAGAAGATTGAGTTTTTATGCCTTCCAAAACTATCTGTGTTATGTTGTGAATCTTGGAGCTCTATTGGTACCCCCTTATATTTTGGCTATGTTCCTTGCCTTGAGGATCTGAGTCTTGTTTGTTGTGCGGCAAAATATCAATCTGGACTCAGTTTAAGTGAGCTTTTACATGGCTCCACGAGTATAAAGGTTCTTACTTTGGATTTCTATGGAGAGAAG ATATGGATGCTACCTGAAGGAAAGAAGCTTTGTACTTCATTCAACAAGTTAACCAAGATGTTTATACATGGtatcaatgtcaaatttggCCTTCTATGGACAATTGCTCTTATTGAAAAGGCCCCTTCTCTAAAGACATTTGGAATTGAG GTGTGGAATCACATGTGTGACGTGGACACTGAAGAAAACAGGAGAGTATTCTCTAAAAGAACTAATCCTTGGCAGAAACGTAATAAGTTCAAAAGTTCCGGGCATCTGCAATTAGAAAGGCTTGAATTTGTGGGTTTCA TGGTAAATGGAATAAGTTTGCTGAATGATTTTGACTATCTTAGAGGAAAAATTAGAGGAGGTTCCTTAAAGCAAATGTGTAGCCAAATGGTAGatatacaacttttattttggaatATTTCAAAGTTTAGCAGTGGAATTTGGACAAAAAGGGGTCTAAATATAGGTATTTCGTTCAGTTTCAGCCTATTTCAGACTGCTACAGTTCCATTCATCCTTATCTGTTCCACCGAGCACCGCTCGATCAAGGAGGCGGTAAAAATTCAAAGCTTCTACGTGGCGTTCATGAACGAGATGAGCGTGGCAACAAGCAGGCTGGAGGTGGCAAATGGATCACGGtga
- the LOC120646942 gene encoding F-box/FBD/LRR-repeat protein At5g56420-like isoform X1 translates to MGSNNVQNHVDDDDRFSKLPDDILLHILGKTNIMSSIRASFSSTRWRHLPSLLPHIDLSIWDFIHSNNTLTNNKVVDEAMAAMTKAARICLATPGSERVMKTASLDLCLSANYLYDIGELVCEAIDNSNVKSVELALPTTSQNYDRADMMRHANNLVCFFDAMHNLFQCTTKLVLYSARFSEFKMHQILNSCEQLQHLELNSCDTGYLSVLKIDMPNSKISYLRLASCCFEKIEFLCLPKLSVLCCESWSSIGTPLYFGYVPCLEDLSLVCCAAKYQSGLSLSELLHGSTSIKVLTLDFYGEKIWMLPEGKKLCTSFNKLTKMFIHGINVKFGLLWTIALIEKAPSLKTFGIEVWNHMCDVDTEENRRVFSKRTNPWQKRNKFKSSGHLQLERLEFVGFMVNGISLLNDFDYLRGKIRGGSLKQMCSQMVDIQLLFWNISKFSSGIWTKRGLNIGISFSFSLFQTATVPFILICSTEHRSIKEAVKIQSFYVAFMNEMSVATSRLEVANGSR, encoded by the exons ATGGGGTCAAATAACGTCCAAAACCAC GTGGACGATGATGATAGGTTCAGCAAATTGCCTGATGATATTTTACTTCATATCTTGGGGAAAACAAACATTATGTCATCTATAAGGGCCAGCTTTTCATCAACTCGATGGAGGCACCTTCCTTCCTTACTGCCTCACATCGACTTAAGTATTTGGGACTTTATCCACTCCAACAACACTTTGACTAATAATAAAGTGGTAGATGAAGCAATGGCAGCTATGACCAAAGCAGCGAGGATATGTCTGGCTACCCCAGGGAGTGAAAGGGTTATGAAAACAGCAAGCCTCGACCTCTGCCTGTCTGCCAATTACTTGTATGACATTGGTGAGTTAGTTTGCGAAGCTATTGATAACAGTAACGTGAAAAGTGTGGAGCTTGCCTTGCCAACTACTAGTCAAAATTATGATAGGGCGGATATGATGCGGCATGCTAACAATCTGGTCTGTTTTTTTGATGCTATGCACAATCTCTTTCAGTGTACAACAAAGCTTGTTCTGTACAGCGCTAGATTTAGCGAGttcaaaatgcaccaaatcctAAATAGCTGTGAGCAACTACAACATCTGGAGTTGAACAGTTGTGATACCGGGTATCTATCCGTACTGAAGATTGACATGCCAAACTCAAAAATCTCTTATCTAAGACTTGCGTCCTGTTGCTTTGAGAAGATTGAGTTTTTATGCCTTCCAAAACTATCTGTGTTATGTTGTGAATCTTGGAGCTCTATTGGTACCCCCTTATATTTTGGCTATGTTCCTTGCCTTGAGGATCTGAGTCTTGTTTGTTGTGCGGCAAAATATCAATCTGGACTCAGTTTAAGTGAGCTTTTACATGGCTCCACGAGTATAAAGGTTCTTACTTTGGATTTCTATGGAGAGAAG ATATGGATGCTACCTGAAGGAAAGAAGCTTTGTACTTCATTCAACAAGTTAACCAAGATGTTTATACATGGtatcaatgtcaaatttggCCTTCTATGGACAATTGCTCTTATTGAAAAGGCCCCTTCTCTAAAGACATTTGGAATTGAG GTGTGGAATCACATGTGTGACGTGGACACTGAAGAAAACAGGAGAGTATTCTCTAAAAGAACTAATCCTTGGCAGAAACGTAATAAGTTCAAAAGTTCCGGGCATCTGCAATTAGAAAGGCTTGAATTTGTGGGTTTCA TGGTAAATGGAATAAGTTTGCTGAATGATTTTGACTATCTTAGAGGAAAAATTAGAGGAGGTTCCTTAAAGCAAATGTGTAGCCAAATGGTAGatatacaacttttattttggaatATTTCAAAGTTTAGCAGTGGAATTTGGACAAAAAGGGGTCTAAATATAGGTATTTCGTTCAGTTTCAGCCTATTTCAGACTGCTACAGTTCCATTCATCCTTATCTGTTCCACCGAGCACCGCTCGATCAAGGAGGCGGTAAAAATTCAAAGCTTCTACGTGGCGTTCATGAACGAGATGAGCGTGGCAACAAGCAGGCTGGAGGTGGCAAATGGATCACGGtga
- the LOC120646942 gene encoding uncharacterized protein LOC120646942 isoform X5: MGSNNVQNHIWMLPEGKKLCTSFNKLTKMFIHGINVKFGLLWTIALIEKAPSLKTFGIEVWNHMCDVDTEENRRVFSKRTNPWQKRNKFKSSGHLQLERLEFVGFMVNGISLLNDFDYLRGKIRGGSLKQMCSQMVDIQLLFWNISKFSSGIWTKRGLNIGISFSFSLFQTATVPFILICSTEHRSIKEAVKIQSFYVAFMNEMSVATSRLEVANGSR; the protein is encoded by the exons ATGGGGTCAAATAACGTCCAAAACCAC ATATGGATGCTACCTGAAGGAAAGAAGCTTTGTACTTCATTCAACAAGTTAACCAAGATGTTTATACATGGtatcaatgtcaaatttggCCTTCTATGGACAATTGCTCTTATTGAAAAGGCCCCTTCTCTAAAGACATTTGGAATTGAG GTGTGGAATCACATGTGTGACGTGGACACTGAAGAAAACAGGAGAGTATTCTCTAAAAGAACTAATCCTTGGCAGAAACGTAATAAGTTCAAAAGTTCCGGGCATCTGCAATTAGAAAGGCTTGAATTTGTGGGTTTCA TGGTAAATGGAATAAGTTTGCTGAATGATTTTGACTATCTTAGAGGAAAAATTAGAGGAGGTTCCTTAAAGCAAATGTGTAGCCAAATGGTAGatatacaacttttattttggaatATTTCAAAGTTTAGCAGTGGAATTTGGACAAAAAGGGGTCTAAATATAGGTATTTCGTTCAGTTTCAGCCTATTTCAGACTGCTACAGTTCCATTCATCCTTATCTGTTCCACCGAGCACCGCTCGATCAAGGAGGCGGTAAAAATTCAAAGCTTCTACGTGGCGTTCATGAACGAGATGAGCGTGGCAACAAGCAGGCTGGAGGTGGCAAATGGATCACGGtga
- the LOC120646942 gene encoding putative F-box/LRR-repeat protein At5g02930 isoform X4 has translation MGSNNVQNHVDDDDRFSKLPDDILLHILGKTNIMSSIRASFSSTRWRHLPSLLPHIDLSIWDFIHSNNTLTNNKVVDEAMAAMTKAARICLATPGSERVMKTASLDLCLSANYLYDIGELVCEAIDNSNVKSVELALPTTSQNYDRADMMRHANNLVCFFDAMHNLFQCTTKLVLYSARFSEFKMHQILNSCEQLQHLELNSCDTGYLSVLKIDMPNSKISYLRLASCCFEKIEFLCLPKLSVLCCESWSSIGTPLYFGYVPCLEDLSLVCCAAKYQSGLSLSELLHGSTSIKVLTLDFYGEKIWMLPEGKKLCTSFNKLTKMFIHGVESHV, from the exons ATGGGGTCAAATAACGTCCAAAACCAC GTGGACGATGATGATAGGTTCAGCAAATTGCCTGATGATATTTTACTTCATATCTTGGGGAAAACAAACATTATGTCATCTATAAGGGCCAGCTTTTCATCAACTCGATGGAGGCACCTTCCTTCCTTACTGCCTCACATCGACTTAAGTATTTGGGACTTTATCCACTCCAACAACACTTTGACTAATAATAAAGTGGTAGATGAAGCAATGGCAGCTATGACCAAAGCAGCGAGGATATGTCTGGCTACCCCAGGGAGTGAAAGGGTTATGAAAACAGCAAGCCTCGACCTCTGCCTGTCTGCCAATTACTTGTATGACATTGGTGAGTTAGTTTGCGAAGCTATTGATAACAGTAACGTGAAAAGTGTGGAGCTTGCCTTGCCAACTACTAGTCAAAATTATGATAGGGCGGATATGATGCGGCATGCTAACAATCTGGTCTGTTTTTTTGATGCTATGCACAATCTCTTTCAGTGTACAACAAAGCTTGTTCTGTACAGCGCTAGATTTAGCGAGttcaaaatgcaccaaatcctAAATAGCTGTGAGCAACTACAACATCTGGAGTTGAACAGTTGTGATACCGGGTATCTATCCGTACTGAAGATTGACATGCCAAACTCAAAAATCTCTTATCTAAGACTTGCGTCCTGTTGCTTTGAGAAGATTGAGTTTTTATGCCTTCCAAAACTATCTGTGTTATGTTGTGAATCTTGGAGCTCTATTGGTACCCCCTTATATTTTGGCTATGTTCCTTGCCTTGAGGATCTGAGTCTTGTTTGTTGTGCGGCAAAATATCAATCTGGACTCAGTTTAAGTGAGCTTTTACATGGCTCCACGAGTATAAAGGTTCTTACTTTGGATTTCTATGGAGAGAAG ATATGGATGCTACCTGAAGGAAAGAAGCTTTGTACTTCATTCAACAAGTTAACCAAGATGTTTATACATG GTGTGGAATCACATGTGTGA